Genomic DNA from Lactuca sativa cultivar Salinas chromosome 8, Lsat_Salinas_v11, whole genome shotgun sequence:
tacccatatttgtctcaagtatcatcacaacaccctaaaaatATACATAATCATAACGAGCGCTcagtcctcactcctagaggagtGCTAAATATCACATAATTGGCCTCccggcctcacacaacccacctATCCATGAaccttccaccaaccctgcaacactagtgtatgctagccatacataacgctggaccctatagactttcgaatatccaatcctaccctaagctcccaatcaaacaagaatagaacGTAaaaccaaatcaaacattctcaggctataagatcttaattatgtataaccgtgatgcatacactaagaaactacagtaaggatgtcaatctcatataaagggAACcttaggcaattctatcatgcaattcctgaagattgcTAGCCTAGTacaagcatgttgttctaacatatcacaatatcaaataactatatggtattttggggtcaacTTGCTGGCTCCTACTGATCGTACACTCTACATCCTCATtttcttattttgaaaacatttaaaaaaatcaatttaaaatcttttccttgatttgagactggattcacacgagtgttactccaattcactcaaaccaaggctatgataccaacttgtaacacccatacaattcatgccaaattttaacttttaaaaatcatttcaaaatcatcaaatcattacaaaagtgttttcaaaatgtgtcatatcagagttttcccagaccATAAACAAAAcaggaggagttgtacgatcatgcaTTCGCTTTGCCACGATCctcggatgtacctgaaacaataaactgaaactgtaaaacccaaaagcttagtgagttcccccaaaataccgatacacatacagtccgcTTAACTATAACAACAAtattatatcataacataacaaaacaGAACAACATGCAAGGGGTCCACAGCCTTACAGACTAGgttacccctgggcccacagtgtgagtctggattgccatcgagcccacagtacgagtctggcataccctacccggccctcagctcgtatctagaatgctcccgagtcctcagtataaGTCTGGCATGCCTTGCCCGACCCttaactcatatctggaatactcccgagtccttagtatgagtctggcatgccttgcctagccctcagctcatatctgaaaTACTCTACGGTTTGTTGGCTActgcacggagcagtacaaccttaacccatcccacataacatgtcgacatgtaacataactaatgcacatacagataatcatacagtATCACAGATAGTCCTAAAGGTCTATCCGACTAGCATATTAACTGGCATGCATCACTAACtcaaactcaacatatcaataactactaggatatcaaatccaatgtgtgacaaccgtcaattttcggtcaagtcaaagtcaactaaagtcaacaagtcaaaccggtcaactcatctaacccttgtgtactagggtttTCATTATGTTTCTTATTAAACAACTCGCACTCTTAatgcaaagtatcacttagagttttcacgtgttcagaaactctaaaccctaatcagggcaaGTGATGAAATTACTCGATAAAGCATTATTCCTTAACCCTTGGGGCATATGACAGTCATGACAAGACTTAATGAGGTTTCCAAACCTTGAATTACAGagtcaaacactcaaaaaggtctcaAAAGAAGTCTCTCTCAACCTCTTTCACCCAATTCTCTCCCCgcatgtgaaatctcttcaagtatgtcaaatctctcccaaatctctccaagaatgtggaatctctctaaAATCTCTCTCcgtgtgtgaaatctctccaagaatgtggaatctctcccaaatctctctccgtatgtgaaatctcttcaagtatgtcaaatctctcccaaatgtctccaagaatgtggaatctctcccaaatctctctccgtatgtgaaatctctccaagtatgtcaaatctctctcaaaaccccttttgatttattttgatcatttggggcatcccgacacttgacttggtgaaaaaccactcGAAACGGGAAGATTCCTTGGAAAATTAGCCTTGTGGACCGAAGTCCCTCTATAAGGACCAAGCCCTTCTGGAACCGAGGCCACATGGACCGAGTCCCAAGCCCCCTTAAGCAGTCACAGCCACCGAGCCGAAGCCTCCGAGCCGTAGTCTCCAAGCCCCGCATCGGACCTTGCCTTCGGACCACATCCCTCTCCTCCTCGGACTGCAGTCATGCGACCAAGCCACTCCGGTTTTAGGTTGCTGAGGCCGAGGCCTTGCCAGACTTCGAATTTCCccattttcacccggttttcgaccacgactccgttttaagcccgtttttaattattttaatgggggattttcacccaaactcatattttgacatataaggtcccatatattcataaattcaacatatttttaaggaaatccttaattaataataaaatccataaagtaagatcttgtggtggagtgttgactttgccatagtgttagacacaagcaaccacccccatacccactccatgactaacccacacccctccccaccatacctggtcattcaagaGTACTTTCACCACCATTTGACCAGCCACACTCTTAGTCAAAGGCTGAAaactcaccctctctcctcattctcactcatttctctcatttccaccaaaGATTAAACACACCttctctctcaaattctctctcacaattttgagatttccaaggcattttTCAAGCTTTCCTTCTACATTTGGTAAGAATCATCACCCTTAATATGGTTATTACACTTCtttttactcaaatcattgattccttacacaaactccatcatatttgtgttagattctcgaatcttcaagcatcatctaagtgttcttgagttgaacacttcttttcttcaccatccatcttctgaaatcactcaaggtgagttcatacccctatattttcatgtttttctcaagttttaaggagggggggggggggggaatacaagttaaaacaccaagaacacaactaaacttttccaacagctttcatcgaaaagtttgaactccaatcacggactgttttggacaacttaaacattttagttttcaaaactatattagGTTCAAGTAGTTcaggttcttagctttaaaatggctacttgcacatctccatacgatttttctacaatttatggtgatttttacaaaactgcctatcatttcaagaaaacatccggaccagtctgtgattatggtctgtttcacacaagttggaggttactaaaaatcatgataaaatttatgaacaactagactcattttccaaactctcagaatttacggattctgatttggaccattaatgatttttctatgaattttttaaaaatagaATAGAAATGGTAATACTAGAAAAATGCTTTCAAtttcatttacaccttgtaacttgttgagcaaggtgtgtaaccttcatgtgatgatatgttactaccatatatgtcattttgtcttgttatatagacatacatcagttaacaaatggatttttgcTATATTAAGCATAGTAAATGATAAATTGTTATAAACAAatttacatccattacatacaaacatttggtaAGCTAAGACAAATATAGTTTATGAATACTACAAACTACCcttattttgataaactataataggtatagtttatgattcatttacataataaacacattacAAAAGGTATTACATATACAAAAAGGGggttattaccactatgaataactatgataaactataataagtatagttaagtctATTACACCCCCACAAGTAAGTACGCTAATTATAATCGGTATAAttaggttgcatatacattacaaacaacatgataaactataataggtatagtttacattTCATCTACTCTACGAACTTATTACAAGAAGGTGTTTcactatcaccaccacttttgataagatataatatgcatagttcatgttcactaccactatcgctatttgatgagctgtgatatgtatagtttatgttcaccatcaccatcacatttgataaactataatatgcatagttcatgttcactaccactatcactattcgatgaactatgatatgtatagtttatgttcacagtcactactactatttcatacactacactaggattTGGTTTCGGTctttggttttaagactacattctatcaagaattgttagttttcagctataatttctaagtgtatatgctagagttatatagaatttAGTCgtgatcgacttagaattggtgggcctgctttatttcctgttccttgtttggttgtggacctagggcagacccattacattcgacggtttatttaacttgattttatataacttatatacacttgGAGATTATGGAAGGAAATTATTGGGAATTCTAGGAGGCACAATTTCATAACACAGAAACTTACAACTCACTTTTCAAGGAAAATAGTGGATTTTCTGGAATCCCTTTTACCGCTTTTATAAGGAAAACAATTTATTTCTCaattaaaactcttatgaactcaccaacctttgtgttgacactttttcaaacaacttgtattctcaggaaatcactaaacaggtaatcaactgctttcgaggacgggacgctaaggcattaaattcaaaacttattttgtcatcatgatgtaattaattttgaaacatgtaaacttactctatgatgtaactctttcaattatattgatgatggttgtgtttgctttcttcactattatactcgttgtcatgatactatacatgaagtcatccatccCCGAACGTTtatgccgttccggtttgggggtgtgacacaatttGCCAGCCTTGGTGGCTTAGACCCCTTAGtgtagtgaggacaactcacctcgcaagtagaTCGGAAGGAAATATCAAACTCCTTAAAATGTagctccaactccaacacctatattcACCAATGACCTTTGCTATAATTATCCAATTTACCCAAAACACCctcagaagtcaactggtcaacccttggtcaaagtcaaagtcaactgtcaaggtcaacagtccatgttgacctcaactcgtcgagtaccctcagctactcgccgagttccttgcataacttgccaactcgccgCGTCACTCATCTGACACGCTGAGCCCAGGACAATCTccatcggactcaccgagtcatacacctgactcgccaagtttatCACAATCTTCATCGGACCCTCTGAGTTGctcatacgactcgccgagtccccatagtACTTCATCCATACAGGTGCTTTTAATCCATGCAAAGACGCCATATTgcagatctaggctcctagggcgtgcttatcacgtaaagttgcaaactttacgtgtatgcaagaCTCTAATGGTTCATAATGCCAAATCCAAActtgaaatggagtttaactCAAAAGGGAGGTTTCATACATGACAAGGCTAGAAACTTTATGAACCTATATCCCAAGGaaggtttagatctgaagttgcaacttcaatcTAGCTCATACACCATATTAACTCCACAATCAAGGCAAAAACCGTAAACTTCATCCAtatgagatctagaaggaaatAAGGCCAAGATCACGAAttgatacctcaaaatgaagctaaCTGAGGCATGTTTTAAAGATCCACACGAGTTTCTTGCTGCTAGATACTTGACCTTCAAGCTTCCTTCACAAATTCCACCTTTCAAAGCTCAAACACACTCAAATGAAGCTCACACAAGAAATAGGGTTTGCTAGACTCTCTAGAGGTTGTAAGGGACTAAGAGGAGGCTAAtgattccttaaatagggtgcaaaactgcGGAAATTAAGGTTTCTCCCtctagctccaactcgtcgagtcactcttctgactcggcgagttggtcgcTTAAGCATGTGGCCCAATCCCGttgttactcgacgagtcacagcatccaactcgtcgagtcaaccttgaaacttaaaaattaaatccataataataatacttgagaatcggggcgttatacaaggacttggtattcttacacttgcgataaggatttggaaattTGCAATGAGTGTCATTCGAAATGCTtacaattgatttatttcacaaagtaagaaccataggtaaacatagtgtgcatacttggagcatgtgatgactattgttttaattcaagtattaagttgatgaatcgaaatattatacaatgaataatgtgtaatctaTATGGTgattgaataaaaggtgttttatttatattcaaaagttttgagaccatattggatttgattattcttgtgcaATCCTTTCTTATTTCCGCCGGTACGatggaggcttttgcggcaaaaataaatgagtgactgagaatgactcccccattctcaacctttttaattttgtcaattaaagttatatatatatatatatatatatatatatatatatatatatatatgtacatatatatatatatatatatatatatatatatatatatatatatatagagagagagagagagaggaaggttcaattgagaaaaaaaaggttgagaatgggggaatcattctcagccaatcatttaatctaagcataaaagacacggtggcaaacttgtaaatatgatcaTAATCTTCAATCTCAAACACGTAACTATAGAGAATTAGATAACAGTTCAAACCCATTCATAATcgatcgttcatcatccaaatttcttctccaaccttcaacaatcatccagatttcttcaattaaaccatcatcaacgtcatccagtgttaatcaatcatcgatcttcaTCAATAACACGTTTATCAACACCATTCAACAGTTGacaacaaaaattcatttttcgTTCTTTTAATCCAACCTTCAATTCTGCTTAAATACAATCAGACCTTTAACATCTACAATTAATTATACTCCCAAcgtcattagatcaacatcatcgataatcaacaaaaaatccacttcatatcattcattcaacattgatcatcaaaaaaaactttaaaattaaggttagaaaaagatcaaatcgtttttttttttttttttttttttgaaaaatttcatataattctctatcaatctattattttgtaagatttaaatagtcaaagtatcatgtttttaacatttttaaaaaagttaacttgtatgcactccaactgtttgatgaaatgcataaactaaattaccacgttatattcacatataaatctgTTTTCTCACCTAAAtcaatatatgattattaaaacacaaaacaaatatgcaagtatgtatgttattcatatgtaaataacatataaaaattatatatatttgtgaaaacaccttgtaatattcatatgtgaatataatgtgtaatattcataagtgaatataccagctaatattcacaaatgaatacaccatgtaatattcacatgtgatacaccatgtaatactatgtaatatttacatatgaaaacatcatctaatattcataagtgaatacaCCATCTAATAtttacaagtgaatatactatataatatttacaagtgaatgcatcgtctaatatttaaatatgaatatactatttTATTATAtggtatattcatatatgaatgatacttatatTGTAAAAAGAATtaatcatactttttattcataagtgaataacgaatttAGTGTAGTAAAACCTGATGTATTTTTATTCaattatgaataacgatagcttgaaatataaaaaaataaattttttattttatcttaaaactatttaaaatcatttttcgattaacatagttttatgaaaattaaaaaaaaacgaaaaaaactatgtttttgcaTATATTAAGTtaatgattaacatagtttaaggaaacatgttttgttggaaaatacATGTGTATTCCTTTTCCATTTCCGCTGGTATGACGGAAGTTTTTGCTGCAAAAATAAATAAGTGACTTAGAATGATTCCccaattctcaaccttttttattttttctcaattgaacttatctctctctctctctctctctctctctctctctctatatatatatatatatatatatatatatatatatatatatatatatatagatccggtaagaaattttttttggtaggaaggtaagaagttttgacgaacaaaagaaatgaatcactagatgattcatttgtaagatgattcacaagaaaaaattctcaaaaaaacatctttatgattcatttttaagtaaattaagaaaaaattcacttttgtgacaattttagtgaataagaacaaaatcattgtataaatgaatcatcgagatgtttttttgagaattttttcttgtgaatcatcttataaatgaatcatctaatgattcattttgattgttcgcgaaaaaaatatgtagaaaaaaaacttcttaccttcctaccaaaaatttccttcttatttgatcttgactctctctctctctctctctctctctctctctctctctctctctctctctctctctctctctctctatatatatatatatatatatatatatatatatatatatatatatatatatatatatatatatatatatatatatatatatatatatatatatatatatatatatatatatatatatatatatatatatattctcgcAGTTCACCATGTTCtaatgaagagagagagagagagagagtacaaCCATGTTACCCTAATTAATGAATTTGAAGTAACCTAGAATTAATTATTCCACCACTATTAGTGTTTTTCTTTGGTAGTTGCTAATAATTTAATTGAATTGTTAAGTTACATTTATGTCCTTCAAATGCAAGCTCTTTTTCACAGCTTGGTATTTTGTTTGTGGATCCACTAATCCAATAATAGTGAATTTTCTTTACATGGTAATGGTTATAATTAGTGACGGTTGTAGTCATTTGCTGATTAAGTTTTTCAGCCAAGGACTTTTTCGATTCCCAGTTATATTTTTAACGAAATGTATTTAATTTTCCTTTCATATTTCGTGTCTAAATTTTTGAATAACCTCGAATATAATCAGACTTTGGATCTGAAGTTCAACGGATAAACGTCGGTCAAACCGAGTGTATGCCCTACGAAATTAAACATGTAGCTAGAACTCAAGTTTTGAAGGCTGAAGGTTTCAAGTCAACAACTTATGTAGTAAGTTTTAATATTCAAAATTCAGGCTTATGTACGTCTACCTCCAATAATTTTTTCAAGACCACATCATTAGTTAATGGAGCTTTGTCGCATTATCCTTGTATTGCTTTCCAGTATTATATTCTTGATCGTGTCATGTTTTGCTGCATTTGATAGAGTACATATAAATCAACCAATCAAAGATGGCAACACCATTGTTTCAGATGGTGAGATGTATGAACTGGGGTTTTTTAGCCCCGGAAAGTCAAAGAATCGATATTTGGGGATATGGTACAAGAAGATATCACCTCGTACAGTTGTCTGGGTTGCTAACAGGCAGACACCAATCACTGATTCATCTGGGGTGTTTGAAGTCACTACAGAAGGAATCCCAAAGATTTACATTGGTGATAATAATGTCATCTGGTCATCAAATGTGACATCGGTCTTCGGCAGGAATATGAATCCTGTGGCACAGCTTTTGGACACCGGAAATCTTGTTGTGTGGGATGGCTATGGCAACAAAGAAAAACTGATCTGGCAAAGTTTTGACTATCCTGGTGACACTTTGCTACCAGGAATGAAATTTGGGAAGGATTTGATAACAGGAAAGGAGAGGTACTTCACATCTTGGAAGAGCCCTAATGATCCTTCTGTAGGTTTGTATAATTTCCGGGTAGACACAAATGGATATCCACAGATTTTTTTGGGAGAAGGTGAGGCTGAAACCTTGAGGCTTGGACTTTGGAATGGTGTTGGCTTTCAAGGGATTCCTGAGGAAACCATGAATCCAATTTTCTCCACGGAATTTGTTGTGAATCAGAAAGAAATATATTATAGATACAAACTTAAGAGTACAACTATTCAGAGGCTTATTTTGGCGTGGGATGGCATGGCACGGCGGTTGCAGTGGATCAAGCGAACCCAAGAATGGGTTGAGTATGCAAATGTAGTGGTTGATGCTTGTAGTCGTTATGGACCATGTGGTCCTTTTGGAAGATGCAGCATGAAAAGTTCTCTACCTTGCAGTTGTTTGGAAGGTTTTGAACCAAGAGTCCTAGAAGAATGGAATGCAGGGGATTGGTCAAGTGGGTGTCAACGTAAAAAGCCATTGGATTGTAGGACTCCAGATGTCTTCCATAAAATTTCAGGAGTGATCTTTCCAGACACACGACGTTCATGGTACAACGAGAGCATGTCCCTTGGAGAATGTGAGATGGCGTGCAGAAGGGATTGTAATTGTACTGCTTATGCTAATTTAGATATCAGAAACGGGGGAAGTGGATGCTTGCTGTGGTTTGATGAGCTAATGGACATTAGAGAATGTGATGATCATCAACAACTCTACATAAGGATTGCAACCTCTGAGCTAGCAGGTACACAAATTTTATTCTATATATTACAGTGAAATTATTGAGCCTGTTGAGTTGTGGGTGTGATCNNNNNNNNNNNNNNNNNNNNNNNNNNNNNNNNNNNNNNNNNNNNNNNNNNNNNNNNNNNNNNNNNNNNNNNNNNNNNNNNNNNNNNNNNNNNNNNNNNNNNNNNNNNNNNNNNNNNNNNNNNNNNNNNNNNNNNNNNNNNNNNNNNNNNNNNNNNNNNNNNNNNNNNNNNNNNNNNNNNNNNNNNNNNNNNNNNNNNNNNNNNNNNNNNNNNNNNNNNNNNNNNNNNNNNNNNNNNNNNNNNNNNNNNNNNNNNNNNNNNNNNNNNNNNNNNNNNNNNNNNNNNNNNNNNNNNNNNNNNNNNNNNNNNNNNNNNNNNNNNNNNNNNNNNNNNNNNNNNNNNNNNNNNNNNNNNNNNNNNNNNNNNNNNNNNNNNNNNNNNNNNNNNNNNNNNNNNNNNNNNNNNNNNNNNNNNNNNNNNNNNNNNNNNNNNNNNNNNNNNNNNNNNNNNNNNNNNNNNNNNNNNNNNNNNNNNNNNNNNNNNNNNNNNNNNNNNNNNNNNNNNNNNNNNNNNNNNNNNNNNNNNNNNNNNNNNNNNNNNNNNNNNNNNNNNNNNNNNNNNNNNNNNNNNNNNNNNNNNNNNNNNNNNNNNNNNNNNNNNNNNNNNNNNNNNNNNNNNNNNNNNNNNNNNNNNNNNNNNNNNNNNNNNNNNNNNNNNNNNNNNNNNNNNNNNNNNNNNNNNNNNNNNNNNNNNNNNNNNNNNNNNNNNNNNNNNNNNNNNNNNNNNNNNNNNNNNNNNNNNNNNNNNNNNNNNNNNNNNNNNNNNNNNNNNNNNNNNNNNNNNNNNNNNNNNNNNNNNNNNNNNNNNNNNNNNNNNNNNNNNNNNNNNNNNNNNNNNNNNNNNNNNNNNNNNNNNNNNNNNNNNNNNNNNNNNNNNNNNNNNNNNNNNNNNNNNNNNNNNNNNNNNNNNNNNNNNNNNNNNNNNNNNNNNNNNNNNNNNNNNNNNNNNNNNNNNNNNNNNNNNNNNNNNNNNNNNNNNNNNNNNNNNNNNNNNNNNNNNNNNNNNNNNNNNNNNNNNNNNNNNNNNNNNNNNNNNNNNNNNNNNNNNNNNNNNNNNNNNNNNNNNNNNNNNNNNNNNNNNNNNNNNNNNNNNNNNNNNNNNNNNNNNNNNNNNNNNNNNNNNNNNNNNNNNNNNNNNNNNNNNNNNNNNNNNNNNNNNNNNNNNNNNNNNNNNNNNNNNNNNNNNNNNNNNNNNNNNNNNNNNNNNNNNNNNNNNNNNNNNNNNNNNNNNNNNNNNNNNNNNNNNNNNNNNNNNNNNNNNNNNNNNNNNNNNNNNNNNNNNNNNNNNNNNNNNNNNNNNNNNNNNNNNNNNNNNNNNNNNNNNNNNNNNNNNNNNNNNNNNNNNNNNNNNNNNNNNNNNNNNNNNNNNNNNNNNNNNNNNNNNNNNNNNNNNNNNNNNNNNNNNNNNNNNNNNNNNNNNNNNNNNNNNNNNNNNNNNNNNNNNNNNNNNNNNNNNNNNNNNNNNNNNNNNNNNNNNNNNNNNNNNNNNNNNNNNNNNNNNNNNNNNNNNNNNNNNNNNNNNN
This window encodes:
- the LOC128127669 gene encoding G-type lectin S-receptor-like serine/threonine-protein kinase At4g27290 — its product is MELCRIILVLLSSIIFLIVSCFAAFDRVHINQPIKDGNTIVSDGEMYELGFFSPGKSKNRYLGIWYKKISPRTVVWVANRQTPITDSSGVFEVTTEGIPKIYIGDNNVIWSSNVTSVFGRNMNPVAQLLDTGNLVVWDGYGNKEKLIWQSFDYPGDTLLPGMKFGKDLITGKERYFTSWKSPNDPSVGLYNFRVDTNGYPQIFLGEGEAETLRLGLWNGVGFQGIPEETMNPIFSTEFVVNQKEIYYRYKLKSTTIQRLILAWDGMARRLQWIKRTQEWVEYANVVVDACSRYGPCGPFGRCSMKSSLPCSCLEGFEPRVLEEWNAGDWSSGCQRKKPLDCRTPDVFHKISGVIFPDTRRSWYNESMSLGECEMACRRDCNCTAYANLDIRNGGSGCLLWFDELMDIRECDDHQQLYIRIATSELAGTQILFYILQ